Part of the Engystomops pustulosus chromosome 4, aEngPut4.maternal, whole genome shotgun sequence genome is shown below.
TCCTTCAATGGTTATTTGCATCACTATCTTTATAATGCTTGTTTGTTTTCTCCTTTGCTGCATTCTAACCATATTGTACTGTTCTGTGGCCATATATTAGCCCCCTAGGAACCACAAATACAAGCAGGGTTCACTAGGGAGCTGCCCCGGTCATTGTTGTCTTTCTCGCCTCAGCCTTGATAAAGGTTCCAGGCTGTCTCATCCCACTAATAGTAAGCCCGGATTTGCCTGATATACCTGTCACAAATACAGATATCTCTGCTCCAGTCCCCAGAGCTTTGGAGGTGATCCATGAGAATAAATTACGCTCAATGTCAGATGTCTCCACTGCTCTGGGGGTATCCCCATCTAGGGGGCTGCACTTCCAAATTTGCACATTCATTGCCTCCTTATGCCCTCCTTCGGAACCTATAGAACCTGCCCCATTTGAGGAACTGTGCCTGTCCTCTACTTCTCCGCCATACTCAATACTCAATCTCCTTGGTCTATGCTATTCAGAGGGACACCCTGCCGCCTTTCACGGCCAAGTGGTGCATGCTCTGGATAGGTCATTCTCCCCTGAACTTCTATTTGTAACAGGCATCAGGAGCTAAACTATAAAATCCTATCTCAATAGTATAGGAACCCGTCCAGGCTACACCAAATATTCATAATTTTCTCATGGCCATGAGGCAGATTATTCCCCAGCTATGGAGATCCTCGGTTCCTCCATCTAAAACACAATTGGCGGAAGTCTCTTATGACTTCCATTGCCGGAGTTACACTGACATCTCTCCCCACAGCAGCGTTCTGTTCCTATTCATACCACCCGCATATGagttgtgccatcagcacaacCCAAGAAGGGGAGTGGAAAAAAAACAACCACCCGGGATAACCTACACATTGAGCGCCCCTGGATCTTGTCTTTTCTCTTTCTCCACAGTGGGCGGAAGCCCTAAACCAGATTCTGCACATGGAAAAGCCCAGTGCTAGTTGTTTCACAAGATTTAGCTTCCCTGGCTCACTTTTCACTCCTCACCCGACATGAACTCTTGACTATCTACTGACACCACTAATTCCAATCATAACACAGCGACTTAAGATGTTTCATCCTCCCTCCCCACCACCAGCCCACCCATGAAGTGTTGCAACagtattgtgtcgcggctgcactgtttcAGCcttgccacaaaattctgcacgtaAAGGAGCGTTGCGGTGCAGAGTTGCACCATGTTTATTACTGTGTCTCCACAGAATTGagccagaaacaaaaaaaaaagttggtacacaCTTCCCCAacagtgccagattaatgaagaccacaCACTATAAAGGCAAACTGCTAGTGCAGTTTTTTTGATACGTGTGGGCCATTGAGTTCAATTCAAGGATTCTAGGTTTAATCTGGTACTTCCTGCAAGCACATGGATCAAGTTCATCAAACAAAAGATACTTTGTTTGCTTTTTAGACAGAAAAAAATACCTGGTCTTCTGTTTTCACATTcccaaaatgaaacattttagcTTTCAGCTCAagttctgcaatctgttcttgtTCTTTGGCCAAGGTCTCCAAATACATTTTCTTGTGTTCATTAAGAGTTTTTATTTTCTGGTTCCTGGAAGTTACAAGGATAAAAAACTCAGCATCTGAATATTGTTAAAGTGGTATTGTCATCACCAGAACAGGGTTCATCAAGCAATGTCTTAATGTAGCCCTGAGCAGGTAGGTGGGCAGCATACATAGTTCTCTTCATTCCCTCATAGGAGTGGAGAGCCATGATGTAGTGGTTGGAGAAATCCTGTTTTTGAAATAGATGAGGCTCCCACCTCTAGGACCTGAAGACTGTCAAACAATTATTGAGTATCCTGTGAATATGTTATAAATGCTTCAAGTAGGAATATCCttttaaataatgttataaaGATATTTTTACTACCTGGGTTACTATCCTGTTAAtcttagttaaaggaaatctaccaccaggatgaaggattataaaccaagcacagtgacatactggggtgtgtcccctctggctgGATAtactcttcatttagcttcttatgtcctgtttttacaaaaaaaaggcttttaaaattgtgcaaatgagcccgagggactccatgctccataggtgttaatggagtccaGAGCCCGCGTGGCTCATTTgcgtaatttttaactttttctttaaaaaaaaaggcattcTAAGCTAAAACAACAGCAAAACCTGCCAGGGAGGGCTCACACcatcatgtaagtgtgcttggtttacaatacttgatcctggtggtagctttcctttaaaggtgCCAAGCAACTGCAGCATCAACTCTTTGCCAGCAGCGGCAAGGATGACTTACAGCAGCACCTGAAAccatttgaaaataaagaatccaCCACACTCTTCAATCCCCCTGCCTACCTCTCTTCCCATGGTCACCTCTATCTCTGATTTCCGAGGACCATGCCCTGACCCATCTCTGTGCACACCTCAATGTTCCAGGGTCTGACTACTAATGATTTATGTTAGACAGTTCTGAATCAGCAACTGAATCTGTTAACCCCTAAATGTAACCCCCCAACCAAATAAGTGACCACAAACGTTAAAAttagagttaaaaaaaagttatcatgGTAGGATAGCTGGGTAACTAAGATTTCAAttactttcttttatgggcaagcCCTTTTAAATACTCGTGtctattttattgttttacatgGTTACAGAAATCTCACTATATAAGTAAAATTATTATATGAAATGCAATCTGAACTGACAAGAAGATGAAGATACTCACATTCTTTCTTGAGTGATATTCTCTCTTGCTTTGATTTCTTGCATAGTTTCTTCTAGTTCCTGAgccttttttattaaaattgcatTTTGCTCTTCCAACTCTGCAAATATCTGAAGTAGCTCTTGAGGATCAGTGAAATAAAGTTCAGGCTCCTTTATAGATAAAGCAGGATTATATAAATAACAGATACCATATTTTGTAGGATCAGACACATACATCTCTAAAAGCAAATAAGTAATTCTAGACTTACAccggtttttatatatataagctGAATTTATTGACACTTTATTCAATATTCATGAGTGTTATAAACTGTGCGCAGCAAAGtggcatctccagcactcccattcaGTGCACGTCAATTGTTCAATTAAAGATGGTGGCTTGACCCATATATGGTGGGGTTGCCCAATTTTGCAACTGTATGCAGTATGCAGACTGATTGCAGAACTGACAGGCTACCTTCTTGAGAATGGTCCTGCTGTCCTCTTGCAGTCTTTGCTTCCTATTTCAGTTTCCAACTGAACCCTTATTCCCACATGGTGGGAAACTACTAGAGTCCTCACATCTCTCACTGGTTCACTGGAAAATGACTCTGCTACACAGATTACAGGAATTTACAGCTGACCTACACAACACTACTCACTCCCTGAGCAGGGGCTGTGTCTGGAGTTCAAACAATCCCCTGATTTTCTAGCCTTCTTCTGACGCTCTACTGTCCAACTCTTAAACAGCTTTTAAAAATCATGCATTGACCTCAGAACACCTGCTTATATGGCAAGCCTCTTGGTGTACTCTTTATCCTTCTCCCTCTATTTTTTGGTGCCTTTTGTTGATGGGCATCTCATTCTAACTTCCTTGTCATTTTTCCCCTGCTccgtttttttctttattatcatATTTTATTGCATATTACAGCTCTACGATTAATCATTCTAAATTCTATTGTCTCAATGCTGTTTAATGAAGTATATAATTTCTTGAGCTTTGTACTAAGGACCTCTGTGTCCCATACTCTGTACATTgcttgttctaataaagaaagaATGATTAAGTTGATGGCTGCCAGATCCTGCGCACATTTACACAGGCTCTGGAGGCCTGCCCTAATAAGCACATGACCTCTCCACTGCCACTAAAAATAAAGTTAATTCTTCTCAGTGTCGGCTACTCCAGTAAGAGGAGGGATGGAAGCAGGCTGTATTATATTACACTTCAAATACATTTAAATTATAAAATGACAATTATTATAATTGAGTATGACAATGCCTCCTTACCTCTTCACTGTCTGAATCAGCAGTTTGTTTTTCTTGCTCATCACTAGACGCTTCACTGACACTTCTGGAACTAGATTACAATAAGAATATTGCTTTTGTTTACCGGTATTTCATTTTTAATGTGTATAAATGCAGGGAGCGAGCTTTGAAATTGTTTTATTAGAAGAATGACTGCATCTCCTTTGCACCCTTGAGTAAAGGCTGCAGGAAGCCAGGCTCTATTCATTTATATATCTGAAAATCTgaaaatgttgttgttgtataagCAACCAGAACTTAAGGAAATTTACTCCCACAAATATTTTACCTAGTAGATGATCTCCTACGTTCAGTAAAAGAGGACCTACAACGGGACAGATATCCATGCTCTCTCATCGCTTCTGCTCTTGACAATGACCTCATTAACTTTACCTCTCCCCCTACAATAGCAATAATGGTAGCATtaattatagaatatacacaATACATTGATAATAAATGCAATATACACAGGGCTCATGTACACAAGCAAAAACAGCCACCCATGGACTTTAATTGGAAATATGGCTCACACCATATTTCTCACCTCACCGTGAAGTGGCTGCCAGACTGCAAAGTTGATAATATAACATTCTGTGTCTCTCCACAgaagccttttttaatttttgcagatATGGGTTGCTCACGTATGGGTTACTCACTCATGGGTGGGTTGCTCATAGGGTAGAATGAAAAATGCTTACGATCATGTGTATAAGGTCTTCGGGACATATTGGGTATGAGCTGCATGAAGACCATCTACCTACAGTCATATGTATTTTCTGACTTTCACCCACTCAAGGGATCATATTTACAGCATCACCTATGCCACAGACTGATGCACGTTCTCTTGTTCTGTTATAGCTCTAGAACTACAAGTAAAAGAAACCTACTTCTTGTTTCTGGTAGAAAAGGCAAAGTAAGTCTACTTTCTTGTTCCTTTTTCTTTGCTGCTTCCCTGATAAGTCTTTTTTGATTTTGAGCATCCTGCCATTCAGGTGGAGACAAAATTCTGAGGAAATTTTCATATACTTTGTACTCCTTTAGAATCTCTTCATATTTAGCAATGTCACTGTAAGTAAATGACAGTTTATCAAATGGGGCTACACTGAAATTATACGGCCCCATAGTAAAACTCTGAGAGGCTAACTTCCCCACAAGGGCTTTAAAGAAGTACTGGTTTTGTATTATGTTGAAAAAAAGCACTGccgcaaaaatatatattttatgggagGTTAGAAAGCTACATGAATTAAATTGTGGTCAAAGTAGCCCTTACCGGTGGCTGTATCTATATCTAGGGACTCGGGGTCTCTATATCTCACAAGGACAAATTCACTTTTATGGGTTGATACACATAGCCATGGTTTCCGCTGCCCTATTTGTGAACCAACTGCCCAAACCGCAAAACACAGCAGATTTCCTATTTCTGCCCATGTTTGCGGCTCAGGTAGTCTTTTACTATTGTCATTGGTTTGTCAGAAGACCTCACACACCGATGATTCATGTTCCTGTGCAtgagggcttaaaggggttgtccacttttgcaaattattgatatggtttgtgtaaaaaagaaaagttttctgtatgaattcctcatggttttataGTTATTTCTTGCTGTCCTACAATAGATATTTCTATGCTTACATCACGTGGATAGAAATCGGTccttggccatgtgatgtcatacaggtgcatgagccgttattatcacatggCGCTGATTGCTCTCTGTGATAATGGCTTCTGCACTTGCATGTCCATCacttgaccatggacagattattaTCCACTGAAAGTGAACATAGACATGTCCatagcaggacatgaagcagagaattttttttttgagaaattgaTACTGAAcctatattgtataacttttcattaaacaaacaacatcaattatttgctgaaacaaGACAACACCTTAAATAGAGGCTGTTTAGGAAAAATAAATGGAGAAACATGCTGCTCAAACAAAAGACGCTTAGCCACTTGTAGAGTCAAAATCCCTAAAAGctacagaatacattttttttctctatcttaatttaataatattttgtAAAGGATTATAGTATGAGTTTTCGGAAGTGTAGGGGTAAATAAACAGATACTGATGCAAAAGTATCTCTCTTAACCATCAACAGTGAAGTACAAATCTATTGTAAATGTGCCCTTAGACAAATGTTCATATCTGCATTGTGGGCTCCATTATAAATTAGAAGACAAAATAGTGAAACATTCTGCTCTAATTTGTCCAGTAATCTTAAAGCAATGTTTAGAATCTAACTGACCCAATTATAGTCAATAGGGACTGATCAGAcaattttggctagtttttgatgCCTGTAAAATAGCTGCAGGATTTACCCCAGCGGGGTAAAGTGTACATATACCCTTATGCTGCAAATACTTAAAGTAACTGTGGAAAAGTGCAGTTAACCTGCTACAGATTAAAAATATTGTTATGTACATTGCAGCACTGGTGACTGGCAGGTCTGCTGTGGTTAACCTGTTAGAACTATGCCCTCTATAGACCTAGCCTAAATAATCATTTAAACCTCTTTCTAAATCAAGTTATTGAGGTCAGGGAAGAAACTGAACGCCCTAGAGAGAttttgggccagatttatcaaatgcagcatttcatgtgtgcaaggtgcaccagattattgaatactggtgcacggtcttcaataattctgcacaccctgcactgcttgggatgtgtgcaccatctttttttgggtACACCTTTACACTGTGTGCGACATaaagtcgctgtattaaatgtgttgcaaattTCCGACTTGGCACTAACACACTACTTTTGgttcacatttttcttttttgtcttgtcagcagtgcagctgcaacacaaaactagtacaaacacttcttaaatacatgtgcgagcTCCAAAGACTTTCTTttccgtgcaaagtcagacagaaaactggtgtagccagaataatagatctggcCCTTTGTCTATGCAGGGCATCGTTCAGGGGTGAAAAGCCATGCATGCTCTGCTGTGGATTCTGCAAATgaaatatacagccagtgacctcTTCGCCTACAACCCCCCCTGCAGCACTTGGACATAATAGTACCTGACTTCTGTTACTCAATCTTGACTTGCTGATCCCTCTGCTGATCCATGCATACCTCAGGCATTATACCTGTAATGTCAGCCCAATCCTATAGTCTGATTAATCTTTGAAAGAAGTCTGCCTACTCAAACCTCAGATAGCATCTAATAACCGTTAGCTTTGGTGCTATGGACTGTGTCCCTGCAATTTGCAGCCAAGGCACAGTCATCAACATCCGCTAACATTATTTCGCCATATACCAATAACCCCAGCGTATAGTTTGGCTTTACTATAGCTCATAAGAAGTAGTTATGTGACAGGTTACAGGTATACCTTTTAAGTGTCAGAATTTCTGCAGAGACCTTCCTGATTTCTGAGACTTTTTCAAGTTTAGCTTTTGTTTGTTGGTCtgcactgtaaaaaaataagCACACATCTgtataataaacaaaataaactatACGAGAATGATCTTATACACATGCTTACAGTTTCAAAGCCTCTACTACATTTCTTTCAGATTCCCTCAAAAGTTCTTCATATTTTTTTGGTTCCTCTTCAAGTTTTTGCTCAGCGTCActtatcttttctttttcttttaaaagAATTGCCTTCATTTCCCTCATTGCAGCCTGTCTTGTATCTATAGAAAGCTGTACAAAAATAACAGTTCAAGATCAGAAACTGCAGATTGCATGTTGTTATTACTAAAAAGTTGTATGCTTTACTAATCCTTAAAGAAGTATTGTCATCTGGGCatacacatttaattaaattcatctgCCACATACAAATATTAATTCAAATGGATGCTATTAAAAATGTCCCCCTGTGAAGATAATTCCCGTATATTCCccatagtcatatggtcccttagaaacaagatagttgtccttgaATACAGCCATAGCTGCTGGAGTGACTACACAATGAAACAAACTGTTTTTCCATACataatgtctgggagttactgcatgtctcaaccgtcctgtggtaatgatcattgAATCCAGGAGGTAGTATATGTGCTGCAAGACTGCAGAGGTGGTCACCTCCAAGAACAACTATTTAGTTTCtaggggacaacatgactacatttatgggaaattatcttcacacaggtatttctttttaataatatctagttgaagaaatgcatgtatatggcagatgaattaaatgtaaatgcagaAACGGGAAGCAGAACTGGGAATACCACTTTGAGTGGTGTTTCTGTCTGCTTGGATTTGACAATGTGAGGAATTTATTAAGAGGAGCATTATGGCACATGGCATGCTCCAGCTCAACCCACCCTGTCTGATGTAAAGGGCAGAAAACCCTCACACCTGTCCGTACACTAGAGATTGGATATTTT
Proteins encoded:
- the CCDC38 gene encoding coiled-coil domain-containing protein 38, producing the protein MSKYPPQLPCLSAERKATLKKQNDPNSKPFVCMDKDLLTYGRREKEERAQNRILFRNLHICDKTTTASRAKALSFSLKDILEADAKPNEDVHSLCNMFDQQSTLSLLGYPVKRQSVKDYIAQTRKMSLAQLSIDTRQAAMREMKAILLKEKEKISDAEQKLEEEPKKYEELLRESERNVVEALKLADQQTKAKLEKVSEIRKVSAEILTLKSDIAKYEEILKEYKVYENFLRILSPPEWQDAQNQKRLIREAAKKKEQESRLTLPFLPETRRGEVKLMRSLSRAEAMREHGYLSRCRSSFTERRRSSTSSRSVSEASSDEQEKQTADSDSEEEPELYFTDPQELLQIFAELEEQNAILIKKAQELEETMQEIKARENITQERMNQKIKTLNEHKKMYLETLAKEQEQIAELELKAKMFHFGNVKTEDQDRILSALKNKITEVYTCCIGEVQAAINAVQMLSSIENRLGELQDMLESLPQDAVSAVQKVKQRERRMRMRQEKLKDALEKQEERMIRALERASAPPRKAVGRKLMKRSEPPPQSKRQNQIVVQELAARKQEEYNYFFT